One Chaetodon trifascialis isolate fChaTrf1 chromosome 12, fChaTrf1.hap1, whole genome shotgun sequence DNA window includes the following coding sequences:
- the kpna3 gene encoding importin subunit alpha-4 — protein sequence MITASRKPSNGGQPMKEACMNSSPHFALCYVPLLPLSGTSSSTGAAVPASSYTEEIPKAGVIAKPHTAMAENAGLENHRIKSFKNKGRDVETMRRHRNEVTVELRKNKRDEHLLKKRNVPQEESLEDSDVDSDFKGQNVTLDAILQNATSDNAVIQLSAVQAARKLLSSDRNPPIDDLIKSGILPILVKCLERDDNPSLQFEAAWALTNIASGTSAQTQAVVKSNAVPLFLRLLHSLHQNVCEQAVWALGNIIGDGPQCRDYVISLGVVKPLLSFINPSIPITFLRNVTWVIVNLCRNKDPPPPMETVQEILPALCVLIYHTDISILVDTVWALSYLTDGGNEQIQMVIDSGVVPFLVPLLSHQEVKVQTAALRAVGNIVTGTDEQTQVVLNCDVLSHFPNLLTHPKEKINKEAVWFLSNITAGNQQQVQAVIDAGLIPMIIHQLAKGDFGTQKEAAWAISNLTISGRKDQVEFLVEQNVIPPFCNLLSVKDSQVVQVVLDGLKNILIMAGEEASTIAEIIEECGGLEKIEYLQQHENEDIYKLAFEIIDQYFSGDDIDEEPSLIPDTTQGGTFNFDPASNMQTKEFNF from the exons ATGATTACTGCGTCGAGGAAGCCGAGCAACGGAGGACAGCCCATGAAGGAGGCATGCATGAACTCCTCCCCTCACTTTGCGTTGTGTTAcgtccccctcctccccctctctggaaccagcagcagcacaggagctGCCGTGCCTGCCTCGTCTTACACGGAGGAGATCCCGAAAGCCGGAGTAATAGCTAAACCCCATACAGCCATGGCAGAAAACGCCGGCTTGGAAAACCACCGCATCAAGAGCTTTAAAAATAAGGGACGAGATGTCGAG ACTATGAGAAGACATCGAAATGAGGTGACGGTTGAGTTGAGAAAG AACAAACGAGACGAACATCTACTGAAGAAGAGAAATGTCCCGCAGGAGGAGAGTCTGGAGGACTCTGACGTCGACTCAGACTTCAAAGGA CAAAATGTCACGCTTGATGCCATCTTACAG AACGCTACCAGTGATAATGCAGTCATCCAACTCAGTGCTGTACAGGCAGCCAG AAAACTGCTCTCGAGTGACAGAAACCCTCCCATCGATGACTTGATAAAGTCGGGGATCCTGCCCATTTTAGTCAAATGCCTGGAGCGGGACGACAA CCCCTCTCTTCAGTTTGAGGCAGCTTGGGCTCTGACCAACATTGCCTCTGGCACATCAGCACAGACTCAGGCTGTGGTTAAATCCA ATGCAGTGCCCCTGTTCCTGCGACTGCTACACTCTCTCCACCAGAACGTATGTGAACAGGCTGTATGGGCTTTAGGAAACATTATAG GTGATGGTCCTCAGTGCAGGGATTATGTCATCTCCCTGGGTGTGGTCAAGCCCCTGCTGTCTTTCATCAACCCATCGATCCCCATTACCTTCCTCCGCAATGTTACCTGGGTCATTGTTAACCTCTGCCGCAACAAGGACCCACCACCGCCCATGGAGACTGTACAAGAG ATTTTGCCCGCCCTCTGTGTGCTAATATATCACACCGATATAAGT ATCCTAGTCGACACAGTGTGGGCACTGTCCTATCTGACGGACGGGGGCAACGAGCAGATCCAGATGGTCATTGATTCTGGAGTTGTTCCATTTCTTGTGCCTCTCCTCAGCCATCaggaggtcaaagttcag ACGGCAGCTCTGAGGGCAGTGGGTAACATTGTGACGGGGACAGACGAGCAGACACAGGTTGTGCTCAACTGTGACGTCCTCTCGCACTTCCCCAACCTGCTCACACACCCTAAAGAAAAGATCAACAAG GAAGCAGTCTGGTTCCTGTCCAACATTACAGCTGGGAACCAGCAGCAGGTCCAAGCTGTGATTGATGCTGGACTGATTCCTATGATCATTCACCAACTGGCTAAG GGTGACTTTGGCACTCAGAAGGAGGCAGCATGGGCCATCAGCAACCTCACCATCAGTGGGAGGAAAGATCAG GTGGAGTTCCTGGTGGAGCAGAATGTCATCCCTCCGTTCTGTAACCTGCTGTCAGTGAAGGACTCCCAGGTGGTGCAGGTTGTCCTGGACGGGCTGAAGAACATCCTCATCATGGCAGGAGAGGAAGCCAGCACTATCGCTGAGATCATAGAGGAGTGTGGAG GTTTGGAGAAGATAGAGTATCTGCAGCAGCACGAGAATGAGGACATCTACAAACTAGCCTTTGAGATTATTGATCAATACTTTTCAGGAGATGAT ATTGACGAAGAGCCCAGCTTGATCCCCGACACCACTCAAGGGGGGACCTTCAACTTTGATCCAGCTTCCAACATGCAAACAAAGGAGTTTAATTTCTAA